The following is a genomic window from uncultured Draconibacterium sp..
AGATTTGGGAGTTGCGTAAGAAACTACGTCAAAAGCTTATAAATTATATTAAAGAGCGTTTTTCGGATAACTGGATTAAGCGTTCGGAAAACCCGAAATTGATCAGTGAAATTTTGGGGAAACTGAATCCGAATACATTAACAATTGGTTTTGCGCGCAGGTTTGCTACTTATAAACGCGCTCATTTGTTATTCCGTGACACCGAGCGTTTGGCAAAAATCGTCAATAACCCCGATCGTCCGGTACAGTTTATTTTTGCTGGAAAAGCGCACCCTGCTGATAAGGCAGGTCAGGATTTGATAAAAAATATTGTGGAAGTATCCAAACGCCCGGAATTCCGTGGTAAAATTCTTTTCGTTCAGAATTACGACATCAACCTGGCAAAAATGCTGTTACAAGGTGTTGATATTTGGATGAACACACCAACACGTCCGTTAGAAGCATCTGGCACCAGTGGTGAAAAAGGTGTTATGAATGGTACGCTTCACTTCTCTGTTCTCGATGGATGGTGGGTTGAAGGTTATCAGAAAGATGCCGGTTGGGCATTACCTGCCGAACGTGCTTACGATGTTCAGGATTTTCAGGATGAGTTGGATGCTGAAACTATTTACAATATTCTTGAAGAAGAGGTTGTGCCTGCTTATTATGGCCGTAACCAGTACGATATTCCTGAAAAATGGGTGGGATATGTAAAAAATACCATTGCAAATGTTTCGCCAAACTTTACCACAGCGCGCATGATGCGCGATTACCAGGACCGTTATTATAATCCGCAATACGAGCGTTCTCAACGTGTGAATGCCGAAGGTTATAAACTGGCAAAAGAAATTGCTGACTGGAAAGCAAAAGTGGCTGCAAAATGGGATGGAATTCAGGTGAAAAACATCGAAATCATCGATGGTATTGCGCACACCATGGTATTGGGTGATAAGTATCCGGTAAAAGTATCGGTTGATTTAAATGGGCTGCAACCAGAGGAAGTTGGTGTGGAGCTATTAATTACTGAAAGTAAAGACGACGGACAGGAAAGGATTGTAGATACAGTTGAATTTATTCCTGAAAAAAGCGAAGGTACATCTTGCTGTTATAAGCATACTATTTTGCCCGACCACCCGGGATCGTTCTCATACAGTTTTCGTTTGTATGCCAAACATCCGGAATTGCCACACCGTCAGGATTTCAGATTTATTAAATGGATCAGCTAATCCCGCAGTGAAAATTGATATTATTTGCAAAAGCAAAAATAAAATACACAGAAAGGTGCTCGTTTGGGCACCTTTTTTTATTGTTGTTGGGGAGTGAAGCGATGCAACTTTAGTTTCAAAAAGCAGATGTTTTAGAAAATTGTATTTAGCGTCATTTTTACATTTCATTCAAACTATTATTTTTACATCGAAATGAAATTTCTTATGAAACGCGTTTCAGAAAATCGGGGCGGGTTTCATTGCAGACTATAAAATAAAACAAACAGATGAAACGAGCATGTGAACTAATTACACCTAAAAGGATAGTTAAAAATGTGCGAGTTCCATACGATACCCTAATAAAAAAAACAATTTTAATCGTATGAAACGAGCATGAATTTTTATTCTTCAAATTCACAAACAAGAAGAATTTAAATTCATCGGGAGTTCCATCGAATACAAATGAAACGAACAATTTTAATGAGATGAAAAACCGGAAAAAGATTGGTAATAAGATCAAAGCGTTTCGCGAATTCAGGCAGCTTTCTCTAGCGGATTTAGCAATACAGGCAAATTTAGATGAAGCCCAGTTACAGCTTATTGAAGATGAGGGAAATGTTCCTTCGTTAGGTGTGCTAATTAAAATATCGCGTGCGATGGGGGTACGTATTGGTACCTTTCTCGACGATCAGGAAACAATTGGACCGGCTCTGGTAAATGCCGGTAAAGCCGAAGAAACGCTGAGTTTTTCTACCAAAGACGAAAGTACTCGTGAGCACCTGAATTTTTTCTCGCTGGCTCAGGCAAAAGCAGGAAGACATATGGAGCCGTTTTTGGTTGAAATTGAACCATCGGAAGAGTCGGATTATAAACTGTCGTCGCATGAAGGCGAAGAGTTTATATATGTGCTTGAAGGAAGTATTGAGATTAATTACGGAAAAGAAGTTTACCTCTTGCAAAAAGGCGATACCATCTATCTTGATTCGGTTGTTGCCCACAATATTCACGCAGCCGGCGAACAGGCGGCCAAAATTCTTGCGGTAGTTTATACTCCCGTATAATTTAAAAACAATTACATGCAGCTACTTGATTACACCTTAGGAAATATACTTGAGAAATGGGCCTTCGAAACACCAGATAAAGATTTTATCGTTTATCCTGATCGTAACCTGCGGTTTTCGTATAAGCAGTTTAACGAGCGGGTAGACCGTCTGGCAAAAGGATTGCTTTTTATCGGTATTAAACCGGGAGATAAAGTAGGTGTGTGGGCTAAAAATGTTCCCGACTGGACCACGCTGATGTTTGCCACAGCCAAAATCGGGGCTATTTTGGTAACCGTTAATACCAATTACAAATTAGCGGAACTGGAATACATCCTTAAAAATGCGGATATAAATTCGTTTTTTATTGTTGATGGATACCGTGACAGTAACTACGTGAAGATGATATCGGAGTTGGTACCTGAGCTAAAAACACAACCACGTGGTAAGCTGAAATCAGAAAAATTTCCGCAGCTTAAGAATGTTGGATTTATAGGTCAGCAAAAACACCGCGGGATTTTTAGTACCGATGAATTGATGTTGCTCGGAAGCCATATCGATGATCTGGAACTGGAAAGTGTAAAGGTAGCTGTTAACTGCCACGATGTGGTAAATATGCAATTCACCTCGGGAACAACAGGTTTCCCAAAAGGCGTAATGCTTTCGCACCACAATATCCTGAATAACGGATTTGCAACCGGCGAGTGTATGAAATACACCGAAGACGATCGTTTGTTGGTTTGCGTGCCCTTGTTTCACTGTTTTGGTTGCGTGTTGGCGGTTTGTGCCATTGTTACTCATGGAGCAACAATGGTATTTACCGAAGATTTTGATCCTTTGCTGGTGTTGGCTTCAGTACAAAAAGAAAGATGTACGGCGCTTTACGGTGTTCCAACTATGTTTATTGCCGAACTGAATCATCCTATGTTTGATATGTTCGATCTGTCGTCGTTACGCACAGGAATTATGGCGGGTGCACTTTGCCCCATCGATACTATGCGCCAGGTGATGGATAAAATGAACATGAAAGACATTATTATCGTGTATGGCTTAACTGAAAGTTCTCCGGGAATGACTGCTACGCGTACACATAATTCGGTTGAAGTTCGGGCTACTACAGTTGGTTTTGAGTTTCCGAATGTTGAGGTGAAGATTGTGGACCCTGAAACCGGCGAAGAATGTAAACAGGGTGATCAGGGTGAAATTTGCTGCCGGGGTTATAATGTAATGAAAGGCTACTACAACAATCCTGAAGAAACCGCAAAGGTTATTGATGATGAGGGGTGGTTGCACTCGGGAGATTTGGCGGTAAAAACCGAAGATGGATTTTATAAAATTACCGGGCGTATAAAAGATATGATTGTGCGTGGTGGCGAAAATATTTACCCGCGCGAAATTGAAAATTACCTGTATCGTTTGCCGCAAATCGAGGCGGTTGAAGTTGCAGGTGTTCCAAGCCAAAGATACGGCGAGGCTGTTGGAGCCTTTATTAAACTGAAAAAAGGTGAAACGCTCAGCGAGGAAGAGATTCTCGATTTTTGCCGGGGAAATATTGCCAGGTTTAAAATTCCGAAATATATCTTTTTTGTTGATGAATTTCCGATGACCGCCAGTGGAAAGATTCAAAAGTACAAACTAAGCGAGTTGTCGGTGAAACTATGTAAAGATCAGGGTATAGAGATTATTTAGGATAAGTCCAATTTGTTTTGTCTATAAGATTGCGCTATTTGATAGGTACAATCGAATAGGTTTTTGATCTTTTTAACAAGTTATAATCTGCAAGGGAAAAACAGAAAACACTATCATTTTTTATTCTCCTAACAATTTCAATTAGGGTTTCGTTGATTTTATCCTTATTTACTTAACAGTAGTAAATCGGCCGGACTCTGCTGTTTATAATTGTTGATTTTTATCATGTTTTTGGCATATAAAAAGCGCAATTTTCGCGGCTGTTCAGAAAAGCAGTTTTTTTATGAGTATTTAATTACCACTACGAAGGGTAATTGGATTAGACAGCACAGAGTTTTTTGAAGCCATTTGCAAAACGCAAGTGGCTTTTTTATTCGTGAAATTCAAATTTCAAAAAACGTAGTGCATTGAAATAGGATTATTAATTAACCCGAATCGCTAAGCGCATCAGTATATTTGATTCAATTAACTATAAAACGATTTCCTGTTTTAATTAAGGTTATGCTATATTTGTGCATCAAAAAAACGCAAATAATCATGGCAAAATACAAACGCATTCTACTAAAACTCAGCGGCGAGTCGTTGATGGGTGATCAACAATATGGAATAGATCAGCAACGATTAGGTGATTACGCTGAAGAAATTGCAACGATTGTAAAGTCGGGTGTTCAGGTTGGAATTGTAATTGGTGGCGGAAATATTTTTCGTGGATTAAGCGGTGCAGCTAAAGGTTTCGATCGCGTAAAAGGCGACCAAATGGGGATGCTCGCAACGGTAATAAACAGCCTGGCTTTAAACTCGGCTCTGGTGGGGCAGGGAATTAAATCGAAAGTACTAACCGCAATTCGTATGGAGCCTGTTGGTGAGTATTATTCGAAAGACAAAGCGGTTGAGGCTTTGGAAAGTGGCGAAGTCGTAATTATCTCCGGTGGAACCGGCAATCCGTATTTTACTACCGATACCGCAAGTGCACTGCGCGGAATCGAAATTGAAGCTGATGTAATGTTAAAAGGAACCCGCGTTGACGGAATTTATACTGCCGATCCGGAAAAGGACAAAACAGCCACCAAGTTTGATAAGATCAGTTTCGACGAAATTTATAATCGTAACCTCCGAATAATGGATCTTACAGCTACCACATTGTGTAAAGAAAACAATTTGCCGATTTATGTTTTTAATATGGATCAAAAAGGTAATTTACAGAAAGTTATGAGTGGTGAAGATCTCGGGACTTTGGTTTATTGCTAAGTTTTATTTATTTGAAATAGGAATAAATTGAGTGAAAAATTTTTGTGAATTTATATTTTTTCTATATTTGCTGACAGTCCACAGTTGTATAGACAGTGTTATTACCAATGCAAGAAGAAGTAGAATTTATTTTAGATCATTGTAGAGAGAAAATGGCAGCTGCCGTTGAACATCTTGAGAAGGAATTAGTTCACATCCGTGCAGGTAAGGCAAGTCCGGCAATGTTGGATGGAGTTCATGTGGAGTATTATGGTAGTCAAACGCCACTAAATCAGGTGTCTAATGTAAGTACGCCTGATGCACGAACAATTGCTGTTCAGCCTTGGGAAAAGAATTTGATCCCGGAAATTGAGAAAGCAATTCAAAATGCAAATCTGGGATTGAACCCGGATAACAACGGCGAGATTATCAGAATTAATATTCCAATATTAACTGAAGAAAGACGAAAAGGTTTGGTAAAACAAGCCCATCAGGAAGGTGAACACGCAAAAGTTAGTGTTCGCGGAGCACGAAAAGATTCGAACGATAGCTTGAAAAAATTATTAAAAGAAGGCTTGTCGGAAGATTTGGAGAAAGACGCAGAAGAGGAAGTGCAAAAAATGACTGATGATTTTGGTAAGAAGATCGAGGCCTTGGTGGAAGCTAAGGAAGAAGATATAATGACTATTTAATTGTTTCTAGTTTTCTGTTTTCTGAACATTGTTTAATTGTTTTCATGGCTTTGAGGCAGCTTGTAGAAGCTGCCTTTTTTTTGCCCTAATTTTACTTCTTTCTGAAGTAATAGCTTTTTCGCTCCTCCTTTATATCAAATGTAAATACTTCTGATTGTGTTGAATAGAACACCGAAAGTAAAGCAATATCGCCTGCGCAAAACAAGCTGTGTGTGCACATGATTAATGTAAACACATAAACAAGCGGATGGCTAAAAAAGATAATAATCCCAATAAGAGTGATAAGTTTTACAACTGCTAGCGGAGCAAGTGCAACAAAGGCAAACTGCCTGCGATTAAAAACATGGCGGTCGGCTTCGGCATAAAATATAAATTTTTTGAAATAGGCTCCATATCGCACATTTTTTGCGCCCGCTAACTTTATAGCAATTCCATGCAGTAATTCGTGAATGATAACAAGCACCGTTAGGCAAAAAAGAATTGTTCCGATACTATACCAAAGTGGCTCGTAGATGCCCTTGAAACTAAAAACCAGAGCACGGGTAAATATGAATAAACCCAGCAGTACCATAACGGTCTGGTAAACCATAAATCCTTTAACCAGCCAACCACCTTTTTCCAGTTGAGAAAGCACAAACGGCTTAATTTCATCATGTTCCACTTCTGTCAGAAGTTCGTAGCCCTCTCCGTTTTTTTAATCTTCAATCGATGGTTTATTCCTTTTCATACCGAATGATCTGATACAGATCTTTTAAATTAAAAAGCCTGAACATTACCGCGAAAATTACCGAGCCTGCCAACATTGCAAGGTAGCCGTAAAACCATTGGCCGATTTGTTTCGAAACCAGCCCGACAACTATTACTGCTCCGGTAAAAAAAGCTAATTGGAAGATATACGAAATTTTGGGTTTTATCTTAAAAATGTAAAGGGCAAGACCGAGTTGCGTAAATCCTGTAAACAATTGGGTAGATAAACTTGCATAAGCTGAACCGTAAGCCATAAATCGCGGAATTAGCAGTAGATTAAGCACAATGTTCAATACCATTCCGCAAAAGGCCATAATATTTAGTTGTTTCAAACTGCCATTGGCAGTTAGTAAAGTACCAAAGATATAGGTACAGGTTATTCCAATAAATCCGGTCATCAGAATTCCCAGAATGCCTGAAGAATGCTCTGTGCTTGAAGTGTATAGCGCGGCCATAATTTCGTTATCGTAGAAGATACTCGATACTGCAATAATAATTGCCGGCACAATTAAAAGTGTAAACGAGAGTTTCACCATCTGACCAACATGCTCCTTTTGTTTGATCATTTTAGCAAAAATTGGCAACAGCAATCCGGCGAACAACAAACCAAACATCGATACGGCATCCAGTAAACGAAACGAGTGCGCATAAATACCGGCTTGCTCTTTCCCAATGGGATTAGGCAGCAAGCGTTCCAGCATTACAGAGTCAATACGGTTGTAAAACGACATCAGCAAAATAAGCAGTGCATAGGGATAAGATTTCCGCAGAAATACCCGAAAGAAAGAAAGATCGAACCGCACTTTTATGCGCCCCGATTTGGCAAGCACTACAACAAAAGTGGTTATGGCGGTCAGCATGTAAGCGACAGTCTGTATGTAAACGTACCATTCGATTGAAAAACGGATAGTTGTCCACGATGTAAATAGTAAAATGCTACATAAAACCAGCATAATACTCCGGTCTAAAACCGATATTAAACTATCGGTGCGGAATAGATGCAAAGCGCTGAGATTGGACCTCAGATAAAGCGTGAAAGAAATCAGAAATTGGTTGAATATTAAAAAGAAAAGCAGGTGAAACTGGATGTTATTGTACCCGATAATAGCCGCAATTCCTAAACTGAATAGGGCATAAACAATGGATAAAACAAACTTCAGCCCAATGATATTGGAGAGGTGCTTTGGCAACAAAAAGTTATGCTGTGCAATATTACGGTTGTTATAGTTGGTGATCCCAACATCGAGCAAAATATTTAGCAACATCGAGAAGTTGAACAACGCGAAATACAGACCAAAAGTCTCGTCACCAACCGTGTTTTGCACCGTCCTGTCGATACCAAAAATCCACATCGGTTTTATCAGCAGATTCAGGAAAAGTAATAATATCAGGTTGGTTACAAATTTGCGTTTCAAAACACCGTGTTTCTTGAATTGTATCTAGAATTTGAATACTTAAAAGTAACAAATATTTGAACAGACTTTGTACATTTACGAAAAATCGATAGCACTTATGGTTATTGCCGTAAATACTCGTTTGTTAATAAAGGGGAAGCTTGAAGGAATAGGTTGGTTTACTTATGAAACGCTAAAACGGATGACGATGAATCATCCGGAGCATGAGTTTATTTTTATATTCGACAGGCCATACAGCGATGATTTTATTTTTGCCGAAAATGTTACTCCGGTAGTTGTTGGGCCGCCAACACGTCACCCGGTTTTGTGGT
Proteins encoded in this region:
- a CDS encoding DUF3267 domain-containing protein — its product is MEHDEIKPFVLSQLEKGGWLVKGFMVYQTVMVLLGLFIFTRALVFSFKGIYEPLWYSIGTILFCLTVLVIIHELLHGIAIKLAGAKNVRYGAYFKKFIFYAEADRHVFNRRQFAFVALAPLAVVKLITLIGIIIFFSHPLVYVFTLIMCTHSLFCAGDIALLSVFYSTQSEVFTFDIKEERKSYYFRKK
- a CDS encoding AMP-binding protein is translated as MQLLDYTLGNILEKWAFETPDKDFIVYPDRNLRFSYKQFNERVDRLAKGLLFIGIKPGDKVGVWAKNVPDWTTLMFATAKIGAILVTVNTNYKLAELEYILKNADINSFFIVDGYRDSNYVKMISELVPELKTQPRGKLKSEKFPQLKNVGFIGQQKHRGIFSTDELMLLGSHIDDLELESVKVAVNCHDVVNMQFTSGTTGFPKGVMLSHHNILNNGFATGECMKYTEDDRLLVCVPLFHCFGCVLAVCAIVTHGATMVFTEDFDPLLVLASVQKERCTALYGVPTMFIAELNHPMFDMFDLSSLRTGIMAGALCPIDTMRQVMDKMNMKDIIIVYGLTESSPGMTATRTHNSVEVRATTVGFEFPNVEVKIVDPETGEECKQGDQGEICCRGYNVMKGYYNNPEETAKVIDDEGWLHSGDLAVKTEDGFYKITGRIKDMIVRGGENIYPREIENYLYRLPQIEAVEVAGVPSQRYGEAVGAFIKLKKGETLSEEEILDFCRGNIARFKIPKYIFFVDEFPMTASGKIQKYKLSELSVKLCKDQGIEII
- a CDS encoding XRE family transcriptional regulator is translated as MKNRKKIGNKIKAFREFRQLSLADLAIQANLDEAQLQLIEDEGNVPSLGVLIKISRAMGVRIGTFLDDQETIGPALVNAGKAEETLSFSTKDESTREHLNFFSLAQAKAGRHMEPFLVEIEPSEESDYKLSSHEGEEFIYVLEGSIEINYGKEVYLLQKGDTIYLDSVVAHNIHAAGEQAAKILAVVYTPV
- the pyrH gene encoding UMP kinase, with protein sequence MAKYKRILLKLSGESLMGDQQYGIDQQRLGDYAEEIATIVKSGVQVGIVIGGGNIFRGLSGAAKGFDRVKGDQMGMLATVINSLALNSALVGQGIKSKVLTAIRMEPVGEYYSKDKAVEALESGEVVIISGGTGNPYFTTDTASALRGIEIEADVMLKGTRVDGIYTADPEKDKTATKFDKISFDEIYNRNLRIMDLTATTLCKENNLPIYVFNMDQKGNLQKVMSGEDLGTLVYC
- the frr gene encoding ribosome recycling factor — encoded protein: MQEEVEFILDHCREKMAAAVEHLEKELVHIRAGKASPAMLDGVHVEYYGSQTPLNQVSNVSTPDARTIAVQPWEKNLIPEIEKAIQNANLGLNPDNNGEIIRINIPILTEERRKGLVKQAHQEGEHAKVSVRGARKDSNDSLKKLLKEGLSEDLEKDAEEEVQKMTDDFGKKIEALVEAKEEDIMTI
- a CDS encoding oligosaccharide flippase family protein gives rise to the protein MKRKFVTNLILLLFLNLLIKPMWIFGIDRTVQNTVGDETFGLYFALFNFSMLLNILLDVGITNYNNRNIAQHNFLLPKHLSNIIGLKFVLSIVYALFSLGIAAIIGYNNIQFHLLFFLIFNQFLISFTLYLRSNLSALHLFRTDSLISVLDRSIMLVLCSILLFTSWTTIRFSIEWYVYIQTVAYMLTAITTFVVVLAKSGRIKVRFDLSFFRVFLRKSYPYALLILLMSFYNRIDSVMLERLLPNPIGKEQAGIYAHSFRLLDAVSMFGLLFAGLLLPIFAKMIKQKEHVGQMVKLSFTLLIVPAIIIAVSSIFYDNEIMAALYTSSTEHSSGILGILMTGFIGITCTYIFGTLLTANGSLKQLNIMAFCGMVLNIVLNLLLIPRFMAYGSAYASLSTQLFTGFTQLGLALYIFKIKPKISYIFQLAFFTGAVIVVGLVSKQIGQWFYGYLAMLAGSVIFAVMFRLFNLKDLYQIIRYEKE